One region of uncultured Sulfurimonas sp. genomic DNA includes:
- a CDS encoding arsenate reductase family protein, with protein MKLYGIPTCGTVRNARKFFKDNEIDIDFIDFKKTSVDCKKVDEWLEQVDMDVLFNNRGTKYRTLKLKDLNLDEAGKREWLCKENMLFKRPIIEFEDQVIVGWDEEKYKKIFIK; from the coding sequence ATGAAGCTATATGGCATACCAACTTGTGGTACTGTAAGAAATGCAAGAAAATTTTTTAAAGATAATGAAATAGATATAGATTTTATTGACTTTAAAAAAACTTCTGTAGATTGCAAGAAAGTTGATGAGTGGTTAGAACAAGTAGATATGGATGTTCTTTTTAATAATCGTGGAACAAAATATAGAACTTTAAAGTTAAAAGATTTAAATCTTGATGAAGCTGGTAAGCGTGAGTGGCTTTGCAAAGAAAATATGCTTTTTAAAAGACCAATCATCGAGTTTGAAGACCAAGTTATAGTTGGCTGGGATGAAGAAAAATACAAAAAAATATTTATTAAGTAA
- a CDS encoding D-alanine--D-alanine ligase → MKLIILFGGASFEHEISIVSAITLKEKLSGFDLSFIFCDQDHKFYLIDASKMKANTFSKGEHKKMPRLSITNGSFSQKTMFSKIQHTGTVLNLIHGADGEDGTIASLLDFFSIKYIGPRVDASVFSYDKRYTKWLCAARKIKSVEYEVISANEHKNISITYPIIIKPSRLGSSIGVSIVNDESELDYALDVAFEFDNSVIVEPFIKGVKEYNLAGFMAKGKMHYSIVEEPQKNEFLDFEKKYMDFSRSEQVLKAKITPELENKLKNTFEKIYKNLFEGALIRCDFFVVDGNILLNEINPIPGSMANYLFEDFKVSLELLTNSLPTHKRAKVNYEYIHSISQAKGK, encoded by the coding sequence TTGAAATTGATTATATTATTTGGTGGAGCTAGTTTTGAGCATGAGATTAGCATAGTAAGTGCAATAACTCTAAAAGAAAAACTATCTGGATTTGATTTAAGTTTTATATTTTGTGATCAAGACCATAAATTTTATCTCATAGATGCATCTAAGATGAAAGCTAACACTTTTTCAAAAGGTGAGCATAAAAAGATGCCTCGTTTAAGTATCACAAATGGTTCATTTTCTCAAAAAACTATGTTTAGTAAAATTCAACACACTGGTACAGTTTTAAATCTTATTCATGGAGCAGATGGAGAAGATGGAACTATCGCATCTTTGCTTGATTTTTTCTCTATAAAATATATTGGACCAAGAGTAGATGCTAGTGTTTTTTCGTATGACAAAAGATATACAAAATGGCTATGTGCAGCTAGAAAAATAAAAAGTGTTGAGTATGAAGTTATTTCAGCAAATGAACATAAAAATATTAGTATTACTTATCCTATTATTATTAAACCATCACGCCTTGGAAGCTCTATAGGTGTTAGTATTGTAAATGATGAAAGTGAACTTGATTATGCTCTTGATGTAGCTTTTGAGTTTGATAATTCTGTTATTGTTGAGCCTTTTATAAAGGGTGTAAAAGAGTATAATTTAGCTGGCTTTATGGCAAAAGGTAAGATGCATTACTCCATAGTTGAAGAGCCACAAAAAAATGAATTTTTAGATTTTGAAAAAAAATATATGGATTTTTCACGCTCTGAACAAGTTTTAAAAGCAAAAATTACACCCGAACTAGAAAACAAGTTAAAAAACACTTTTGAAAAAATATATAAAAATCTTTTTGAGGGTGCACTTATAAGATGTGACTTTTTTGTAGTTGATGGCAACATACTTTTAAATGAAATAAATCCTATTCCAGGTTCTATGGCTAATTACCTTTTTGAAGACTTTAAAGTTTCACTAGAACTACTTACAAACTCACTTCCAACACACAAAAGAGCAAAAGTTAATTATGAGTATATACACTCAATAAGTCAAGCAAAAGGTAAGTAA
- a CDS encoding HIT domain-containing protein, which translates to MEDILYAPWRDEYVAGKKIDGCVFCHIVDNPQKDEEQHVLYRDEHCFMVMNVYPYTPGHFMIIPNIHTDKLEDLPSETWLHMSDLAQKGVRLLKEGLNSQGVNIGMNLGIAGGAGIAEHIHMHLVPRWQRDTNFITSIANTRVYSTDFDKIYKKIKSLIPEYI; encoded by the coding sequence TTGGAAGATATACTTTATGCACCGTGGCGAGATGAGTATGTAGCAGGTAAAAAGATAGATGGTTGTGTCTTTTGTCATATAGTTGATAATCCACAAAAAGATGAAGAGCAACACGTTCTTTATAGAGATGAACACTGTTTTATGGTTATGAATGTTTATCCATACACTCCTGGTCACTTTATGATTATTCCAAATATACATACTGATAAATTAGAAGATTTACCGTCTGAGACATGGTTACATATGAGTGATTTAGCTCAAAAAGGTGTAAGACTTTTAAAAGAGGGCTTAAACTCACAAGGTGTAAATATAGGAATGAACCTTGGAATAGCAGGTGGAGCAGGGATAGCAGAACATATTCATATGCATCTAGTTCCTCGCTGGCAAAGAGATACAAATTTTATAACTTCTATAGCAAACACAAGAGTTTACTCTACTGATTTTGACAAGATTTATAAAAAAATAAAAAGTCTTATACCTGAGTATATTTAG
- the murJ gene encoding murein biosynthesis integral membrane protein MurJ gives MFKAIFTNSFGILFSRILGFIRDLLTASVLGANIYSDIFFIAFKLPNLFRRIFAEGAFTQVYIPAFAKSLHKGVFSANIFLVFLSIILTITLIVNILPSLATKAIAVGFNESTIELASPFVAINFWYLPIIFTVTFLSTMLQYKQHFATSAFSTALLNISLIFALLLSKDASQNEIVYFLSFGVVIGGLMQLFVHIIAIQKMGLSKLLIGGFKHLRAKSKIIKKDTKGFTKEFFPAMWGNSTAQVSAFLDTFLASFLVTGSISYLYYANRIFQLPLALFAIATSIALFPRVAKYIKNKDEEKALLFLRKAFWFLAYLLSFSTLGGFILSQEITWLLFQRGEFSTQDTQNTTLVLQMYMLGLLPFGLQKLFVLWLYAKQMQMRAAKIATYSLITYTIFALSLISPMGVSGLALASTIGGFVSFTLTIKAFGVKNFFDILRSKNAIYLVVGAIIFTILLILFKDFISVYI, from the coding sequence ATGTTTAAAGCTATTTTTACAAACAGTTTTGGAATTTTATTTTCAAGAATTTTAGGATTTATAAGAGACTTATTAACTGCATCTGTTTTGGGTGCAAACATCTACAGCGACATCTTTTTCATAGCCTTTAAACTACCAAATCTTTTTCGTCGCATCTTTGCTGAGGGTGCATTTACACAAGTATATATTCCAGCTTTTGCAAAATCTTTACATAAAGGTGTATTTTCAGCAAATATTTTTTTAGTTTTTTTATCTATAATACTCACAATCACACTTATTGTTAATATTTTACCTTCACTTGCAACTAAAGCAATTGCTGTTGGTTTCAATGAATCAACTATAGAATTAGCATCTCCTTTTGTAGCTATAAATTTTTGGTACTTACCAATCATCTTTACAGTAACATTTTTAAGTACGATGCTCCAATACAAACAACACTTTGCAACATCAGCTTTTTCAACTGCTCTTTTAAATATTTCTCTTATTTTTGCTCTACTTTTATCTAAAGATGCTAGTCAAAATGAGATTGTTTACTTTTTAAGTTTTGGTGTTGTCATAGGTGGACTTATGCAACTCTTTGTTCACATAATAGCTATACAAAAAATGGGACTCTCAAAACTTCTTATAGGTGGATTTAAGCATCTAAGAGCAAAATCAAAAATCATCAAAAAAGATACTAAAGGATTTACAAAAGAGTTTTTTCCTGCAATGTGGGGAAATTCTACAGCTCAAGTAAGTGCTTTTTTAGATACATTTTTAGCCTCTTTTTTAGTCACTGGTTCTATCTCGTATCTTTACTACGCAAACCGCATCTTCCAACTCCCCCTTGCTCTTTTTGCCATTGCAACTTCCATAGCCCTTTTTCCAAGAGTTGCAAAATATATAAAGAATAAAGATGAAGAAAAAGCCCTACTTTTTTTAAGAAAAGCATTTTGGTTTTTAGCTTATTTACTAAGCTTTAGTACCCTTGGTGGTTTTATACTCTCACAAGAGATAACTTGGCTTTTGTTTCAAAGAGGTGAGTTTAGTACACAAGATACTCAAAATACAACTTTAGTTTTACAGATGTATATGTTGGGACTCTTACCTTTTGGCTTACAAAAATTATTTGTACTTTGGCTTTACGCAAAACAGATGCAAATGAGGGCGGCTAAGATAGCTACATATTCACTAATTACATACACTATTTTTGCACTTTCACTAATCTCTCCTATGGGAGTAAGCGGTTTAGCACTAGCATCTACAATAGGAGGTTTTGTTAGTTTTACTCTAACTATCAAAGCTTTTGGAGTAAAAAACTTTTTTGATATACTTCGTTCTAAAAATGCCATCTATCTTGTAGTTGGAGCTATTATTTTTACTATTTTACTTATACTTTTTAAGGATTTCATCAGTGTTTATATTTGA
- the murF gene encoding UDP-N-acetylmuramoyl-tripeptide--D-alanyl-D-alanine ligase gives MFDFEILTAFVTNVLFVTVLGWYLITNLQWYDYKLSRVVLKHHKPHWHLLYFFIPFIAYYTTGEFFPIFFYFAVVPAIFVWHKKLDKKLVLTWRVKRFLILLVSLVLFQNVLCTLKDACGTYGVFMPLAIAYIGSFMIEKFLFIAFSKEAKKKLDSIEELEIVAITGSYGKTSIKNFVYEILATKYRVYATPRSVNTLGGIMKDINESLPEDTEIYVCEAGARESGDIYAITTFLEPQVVVVGKVGEAHIEYFKSLKNIIATKLEIMQSPRLKKAFIHTSVTDEPHEKVTFFGDGTQNIDATLNGTNFELKLGNDILKVHTNVLGSFQVMNIEVAANIAKSFGMSNQEITKAISKLTPIQHRLQKIVAGGKIILDDGYNGNLDGMLEAIRLCSLHEGRKVIVTPGLVESSDELNLKLIEAINKVFDIVIITGSLNAALFEKNIKVTNKTILNDKSKIQDVLASQSASGDIILFANDAPNFI, from the coding sequence ATGTTTGATTTTGAAATTTTAACTGCTTTTGTAACCAATGTTTTGTTTGTAACTGTACTTGGATGGTACTTGATTACAAATCTTCAGTGGTATGATTATAAACTCTCTCGCGTTGTTTTAAAACATCATAAACCTCATTGGCATCTACTCTATTTTTTTATACCTTTTATTGCTTACTATACAACTGGTGAGTTTTTTCCTATATTTTTTTATTTTGCTGTAGTTCCTGCTATATTTGTTTGGCACAAAAAACTTGATAAAAAGCTTGTTCTTACTTGGCGAGTTAAGAGATTTTTGATACTTTTAGTTTCTCTTGTACTTTTTCAAAATGTTTTATGTACCTTAAAAGATGCTTGTGGAACATATGGTGTTTTTATGCCTTTAGCAATTGCATATATTGGTAGTTTTATGATAGAAAAATTTCTTTTTATTGCTTTTTCTAAAGAAGCAAAGAAAAAATTAGACTCCATTGAAGAGCTTGAAATAGTTGCAATAACAGGAAGTTATGGAAAAACAAGTATTAAAAATTTTGTATATGAAATATTGGCAACAAAGTATAGAGTCTATGCAACTCCACGAAGTGTAAATACTCTTGGTGGAATTATGAAAGATATAAATGAATCTTTGCCTGAAGATACTGAGATTTATGTTTGTGAAGCAGGAGCTAGAGAGAGTGGAGATATCTATGCAATCACTACCTTTTTAGAACCTCAAGTTGTTGTAGTTGGTAAGGTTGGCGAGGCTCATATAGAGTATTTTAAATCTTTAAAAAATATTATTGCAACAAAGCTTGAAATCATGCAATCTCCAAGATTAAAAAAAGCATTTATACATACTTCTGTAACAGATGAACCACATGAAAAAGTAACTTTTTTTGGTGATGGTACTCAAAATATAGATGCTACTCTTAATGGAACTAATTTTGAGTTAAAACTAGGTAATGATATTTTAAAAGTTCATACAAATGTACTAGGCTCTTTTCAGGTTATGAATATAGAAGTAGCTGCAAATATAGCTAAAAGTTTTGGTATGAGTAATCAAGAGATAACTAAAGCAATCTCAAAACTAACTCCAATACAGCACAGACTTCAAAAAATAGTAGCTGGTGGAAAAATCATTTTAGATGATGGTTATAATGGAAATCTAGATGGAATGCTTGAAGCCATAAGGTTATGCTCTTTGCATGAGGGTAGAAAGGTCATTGTTACACCTGGGCTTGTTGAGAGTAGTGATGAGTTAAATTTAAAACTCATAGAAGCTATAAATAAAGTTTTTGACATAGTTATAATAACCGGCTCTTTAAATGCTGCACTTTTTGAAAAAAACATTAAAGTAACAAACAAAACAATACTAAATGATAAGTCAAAAATCCAAGATGTTTTGGCATCTCAGAGTGCATCTGGAGATATCATCCTTTTTGCAAATGATGCACCCAACTTTATATAA
- a CDS encoding flagellar assembly protein A encodes MAIFGSDNKTETTSSTKKIRPTVIRTRNVAKELITIAKSYDVNVNTIDFNILETQTYIRMNTPEKESDWEEITQEDILELEDKGVFLDKKFQIKQMYEVEIFSKVDNGAYDNFQLAVGANATKCKVYLSIKAGSKVSYTSRFEQELLMLINKAKVRANILINVFDEMLSDVISKIVAHVRVEENVTYDKNETYLIAQAYEPTPTTDDAIIFHYDKKENISEEEKIDYANRGFIQSVVKDELLIEYIKIQEGKAGRNCRGEYMEPKEPIEANTPTFTTDDTIKVIETDKNIEYHAVENGYIALDGSLYTIRSEVDIEEISFRTTGSIKAGVESDVNISVKEKDSQKDAIGSGMSVEVSEINIEGNVGSNAKVTALKANVGGQTHKTSVVRADSVEINIHKGKAYGKNIHITRLEHGEIDGDIVKISQAIGGKIRAKEISIELCGSYVNATASRFIEIKKMLGSENVFIIDPLLKKSVKEGLDENQENISELVTSVKNIKKEIEKYTKIVKANQAAFDDVKRRLVNYKKNGVKMPTSFVKQYKQFVKVQEHLASIKKEYGVKNDQVNLLTTKTSSFQDNIFDARIINRDKWIGHNEIIFKLVDPPIEVSLKPPEGSLDKIFAIVEVEDGIFEIEAVKE; translated from the coding sequence ATGGCAATTTTTGGTTCGGATAATAAAACTGAAACGACATCATCAACTAAAAAAATTAGACCTACTGTTATACGCACTCGAAATGTTGCAAAAGAGTTGATTACTATAGCAAAATCTTACGATGTTAATGTCAATACTATTGATTTTAATATACTAGAAACACAAACATATATAAGAATGAATACTCCAGAGAAAGAATCAGACTGGGAAGAAATCACTCAAGAAGATATTCTAGAACTAGAAGATAAAGGTGTTTTTTTAGATAAAAAATTTCAAATTAAACAGATGTACGAAGTAGAAATTTTCTCAAAAGTAGATAATGGTGCATATGATAATTTTCAACTAGCAGTTGGGGCGAATGCTACAAAGTGTAAAGTTTACTTAAGTATAAAAGCGGGTTCTAAAGTTTCATACACTTCAAGGTTTGAACAAGAACTTTTAATGCTTATAAATAAAGCAAAAGTACGTGCGAATATTCTTATCAACGTTTTTGATGAGATGTTGAGTGATGTTATATCTAAAATAGTAGCTCATGTTAGAGTTGAAGAAAATGTCACTTATGATAAAAATGAAACATATTTAATAGCACAAGCATATGAACCTACACCAACAACTGATGATGCCATTATTTTTCACTATGATAAAAAAGAAAATATTAGTGAAGAAGAAAAAATAGACTATGCAAATAGAGGTTTTATACAAAGTGTTGTTAAAGATGAACTGCTTATAGAGTATATAAAAATACAAGAGGGTAAAGCTGGTAGAAATTGTCGTGGCGAATATATGGAACCTAAAGAGCCCATAGAGGCAAATACTCCAACTTTTACTACCGATGATACTATAAAAGTCATAGAGACTGATAAAAACATAGAATATCATGCAGTTGAAAACGGTTATATTGCTCTTGATGGAAGCCTTTATACAATTAGGTCTGAAGTTGATATAGAAGAGATTAGTTTTAGAACAACAGGTTCTATAAAAGCTGGTGTTGAATCTGATGTAAATATTAGTGTAAAAGAAAAAGATTCTCAAAAAGATGCAATTGGTTCAGGTATGAGCGTTGAGGTTAGTGAAATAAATATAGAAGGAAATGTTGGTTCAAATGCTAAAGTAACAGCACTAAAAGCAAATGTAGGTGGGCAAACTCATAAGACTTCTGTCGTTCGAGCAGATAGTGTAGAAATAAATATTCATAAGGGAAAAGCTTATGGTAAAAATATACATATAACAAGACTAGAACATGGAGAGATAGATGGAGATATAGTTAAAATTTCTCAAGCAATTGGTGGGAAAATTCGTGCAAAAGAGATATCTATAGAACTATGTGGCTCTTATGTTAATGCTACAGCTTCAAGATTTATAGAGATAAAAAAAATGTTAGGTAGTGAAAATGTTTTTATTATTGATCCACTTCTTAAAAAGTCTGTAAAAGAGGGACTTGATGAAAATCAAGAAAATATATCTGAGCTAGTAACTTCAGTCAAAAACATAAAAAAAGAGATAGAAAAATATACAAAAATTGTTAAAGCTAATCAAGCAGCTTTTGATGATGTTAAAAGACGTCTTGTTAATTACAAAAAAAATGGGGTAAAAATGCCTACTTCTTTTGTAAAACAGTATAAACAATTTGTAAAAGTTCAAGAACATTTAGCAAGTATTAAAAAAGAGTATGGTGTTAAAAATGATCAAGTTAACCTACTTACTACAAAAACTTCATCGTTTCAAGATAATATTTTTGATGCAAGAATTATAAATAGGGATAAATGGATAGGACATAATGAGATAATTTTTAAGCTTGTTGACCCACCTATAGAGGTTTCTCTTAAACCACCTGAGGGTTCATTAGATAAAATTTTTGCTATTGTAGAAGTAGAAGATGGCATATTTGAAATAGAGGCGGTAAAAGAGTAG
- a CDS encoding rhodanese-like domain-containing protein: MKKQIFIYIIFSIFIGLNIYADKIPTSEVQKLIQKAKSSVTAISPKEFHNLLENSFEDIIQVDVRENNENGHGEIFSMEKVKLTRGYLEFNIEQFIPNKNKKVVIVCCSGRRSALAALTLKNLGYKNVGYLKGGVKAWLKDGYPLDTVYGELYLKKDY; the protein is encoded by the coding sequence ATGAAAAAACAAATATTTATATACATAATCTTTTCGATTTTTATCGGATTGAATATATATGCAGATAAAATACCCACTTCAGAAGTACAAAAACTAATCCAAAAAGCCAAATCTTCAGTGACAGCGATTTCTCCTAAAGAGTTTCATAATTTATTGGAAAATAGTTTTGAAGATATTATACAAGTTGATGTTAGAGAAAATAATGAAAATGGACATGGAGAAATATTCTCTATGGAAAAAGTTAAACTCACTCGTGGATATCTTGAGTTTAATATAGAACAATTTATTCCAAATAAAAATAAAAAAGTAGTTATTGTATGTTGTTCAGGAAGAAGATCAGCCTTAGCCGCCTTAACCCTTAAAAACCTTGGATACAAAAATGTAGGCTATTTAAAAGGTGGGGTCAAAGCTTGGCTAAAAGATGGTTATCCTTTAGATACCGTATATGGTGAGTTATACTTAAAAAAAGATTACTAA
- the ruvA gene encoding Holliday junction branch migration protein RuvA, which produces MIVGLNGNIIYKEPSIAHVEVSGVVYEVFISLHTFSALGNDEIKLFTTQIIREDAQLLFGFLDMAEKKMFARLIKINGVGPKVAMAICSTYTPSQFATLINNKDINGVKKVPGIGPKSAGRILVELNGFDVELISSSDAPKSLAFNQASEALESLGFKKDKISKALTSCSGDDTASLVKEALKLLQSI; this is translated from the coding sequence ATGATAGTTGGACTAAATGGAAATATAATATATAAAGAACCTTCAATAGCTCATGTTGAAGTGAGTGGAGTTGTATATGAAGTTTTTATATCTTTACACACTTTTTCAGCACTAGGAAATGATGAGATAAAGTTATTTACAACTCAGATAATACGAGAAGATGCACAACTTCTTTTTGGTTTTTTAGATATGGCAGAGAAAAAAATGTTTGCTAGACTCATAAAGATAAATGGAGTAGGACCAAAGGTCGCAATGGCGATTTGTTCTACTTATACTCCCTCTCAGTTTGCAACACTTATAAATAACAAAGATATAAATGGTGTCAAAAAAGTACCAGGCATCGGACCTAAAAGTGCAGGGCGTATTTTAGTGGAACTAAATGGTTTTGATGTAGAACTTATCTCATCATCAGATGCCCCTAAAAGTTTAGCTTTTAATCAAGCGAGTGAAGCACTTGAGTCTTTAGGCTTTAAAAAAGACAAAATATCTAAAGCTCTTACTTCTTGTAGTGGAGATGATACAGCTTCACTTGTAAAAGAAGCACTAAAGTTACTTCAGAGTATTTAG
- a CDS encoding TRAP transporter large permease subunit, whose product MIALFMFIVVLALLLIGIPVAFVFGSVAIVFAFFIPNIGFDVFEILPFRIYGIMSNTTLMAVPLFITMGLILEKSKMAERLLISMSAMFRDIRGGLAISVILVGAMLAASTGIVSASVVMMSVIALPLMLKAGYDKGLASGTVAASGTLGQIIPPSIILIILGDVMSVSVGELFMGAVLPGLVLVGLYVAYVLIFAYFNPQKAPLHSHKQQEKEGIHKISTKEIIISIIPPLLLMVSVLGSIFAGIASPTESAAFGVIGALLLSFINKSLNKEMLKYASLESVKLSGMIFMILIGATAFSLVFNELGGTDLIVDFFHEDIGDVWMFIAIAMISIFILGFFIDFIEISFIIVPILVPVMEGFGIDPIWFAVLIALNLQASFLTPPFGLSLFFLKGAAGDTIKTMEIYKGIIPFILLQLLALGLVIIFPDLVFAFI is encoded by the coding sequence ATGATAGCTTTGTTTATGTTTATAGTAGTTTTGGCACTTCTTCTTATTGGCATCCCTGTAGCTTTTGTTTTTGGAAGTGTGGCTATTGTTTTTGCTTTTTTTATTCCAAATATTGGTTTTGATGTTTTTGAAATTTTACCTTTTAGAATATACGGAATAATGTCAAATACTACTCTTATGGCAGTTCCTCTTTTTATAACAATGGGACTGATTTTAGAAAAATCAAAAATGGCTGAACGTCTTTTAATTTCCATGAGTGCAATGTTTCGTGATATACGTGGTGGTTTAGCTATTAGTGTTATCTTAGTTGGTGCAATGCTTGCTGCATCTACGGGAATAGTCTCAGCATCTGTAGTTATGATGAGTGTTATTGCACTTCCTCTTATGTTAAAAGCAGGATATGACAAAGGTTTGGCATCTGGAACAGTTGCAGCATCTGGCACTCTTGGACAAATTATACCTCCATCTATTATACTTATTATTTTAGGTGATGTTATGAGTGTTAGTGTTGGTGAACTTTTTATGGGTGCAGTGTTACCTGGGCTTGTTTTAGTAGGATTATATGTGGCATATGTACTGATTTTCGCTTATTTTAATCCCCAAAAAGCACCTTTACATTCACACAAACAACAAGAAAAAGAAGGTATTCATAAGATCTCTACAAAAGAGATAATTATCTCAATAATTCCTCCTCTTCTTTTGATGGTATCAGTATTAGGGAGTATCTTTGCCGGCATTGCATCTCCCACTGAATCAGCTGCTTTTGGAGTTATTGGAGCACTTTTGCTAAGTTTTATAAATAAATCACTAAATAAAGAGATGCTAAAGTATGCATCTTTAGAGAGTGTAAAATTAAGTGGTATGATATTTATGATACTTATAGGTGCTACGGCATTTTCCCTTGTTTTTAATGAACTTGGAGGAACAGACTTGATAGTTGATTTTTTTCATGAAGATATAGGTGATGTTTGGATGTTTATAGCTATTGCGATGATAAGCATCTTTATACTTGGTTTTTTTATAGATTTTATAGAAATTTCTTTTATAATAGTACCTATACTTGTTCCTGTTATGGAAGGTTTTGGTATTGATCCTATCTGGTTTGCAGTTTTAATAGCCCTAAATCTTCAAGCTTCTTTTTTAACACCACCTTTTGGACTCTCTCTTTTCTTCTTAAAAGGTGCAGCAGGCGATACTATTAAGACTATGGAGATTTACAAAGGTATCATACCTTTTATACTTTTACAACTATTAGCACTAGGATTAGTTATAATATTTCCAGATTTAGTATTTGCATTCATTTGA
- a CDS encoding TRAP transporter small permease subunit: protein MIDKSIKYLGYFTAFILALLVLLVVYDATARYLFSTGSIALQELEWHLFDVIILFAIAYTLKENAHVRVDIFYASYSEKTKIIVNIISSVFFILPFSVLIIYIGIDFVALSFAQNEASSNPGGLEYRFLVKSLMPLSFTFLAFVAIKDVKENYLKWKSL, encoded by the coding sequence ATGATAGATAAAAGCATAAAATACTTAGGATATTTTACAGCTTTTATCTTAGCTTTGCTTGTCTTGTTGGTTGTTTACGATGCTACTGCAAGATATTTGTTTTCAACTGGTTCTATCGCTCTTCAAGAGTTGGAATGGCATCTTTTTGATGTTATCATACTTTTTGCAATTGCTTACACTTTAAAAGAAAATGCTCATGTAAGAGTAGATATATTTTATGCATCTTATAGTGAAAAAACAAAAATTATAGTAAATATAATATCTTCAGTGTTTTTTATTCTTCCTTTTTCTGTTCTTATTATCTATATAGGTATCGATTTTGTAGCCCTAAGTTTTGCTCAAAATGAAGCTTCATCAAATCCTGGTGGCTTGGAATATAGATTTTTAGTAAAGAGTCTTATGCCTTTATCATTTACATTTTTAGCTTTTGTGGCTATAAAAGATGTTAAAGAAAACTATCTAAAATGGAAGTCATTATGA
- a CDS encoding alpha/beta hydrolase, with translation MAIKSIQYEQHTLDISYEIINPDAPVDIILLHGWGSNKALMKKSFAPYMDTFRHIYIDLPGFGGSTCNVALKTKDYARIVELFMIHINASKDIILGHSFGGKVALLLDPKVLVLVGSAGIFVPKSFKVKAKIAIFKIFKIFGLAKFRSLFVAEDAKNLSEPMYQTFKNIVDEDFSDEFVAYSGKALLCWGRDDTATPLTSAGIIDNLIKDSRLKVYDGDHYFFMNHSQEVSKEIEDTFLKTLERT, from the coding sequence ATGGCTATAAAGTCTATTCAGTATGAACAACACACTTTAGATATAAGCTATGAAATAATAAACCCAGATGCACCAGTAGATATCATTTTGCTTCATGGTTGGGGAAGTAATAAGGCTTTGATGAAAAAGTCATTTGCACCATATATGGATACTTTTCGACATATCTATATAGATCTTCCTGGTTTTGGAGGAAGTACTTGCAATGTTGCACTAAAAACTAAAGACTATGCAAGAATAGTAGAGCTTTTTATGATTCACATCAATGCTTCTAAGGATATCATCTTAGGGCACTCTTTTGGTGGTAAAGTGGCTCTTCTTTTAGACCCTAAAGTTCTTGTTTTGGTTGGTAGTGCAGGCATCTTTGTACCAAAATCTTTTAAGGTGAAAGCAAAAATTGCTATATTTAAAATCTTTAAAATTTTTGGACTTGCTAAGTTTCGTTCTCTGTTTGTAGCCGAAGATGCAAAAAATCTTAGTGAACCAATGTATCAAACATTTAAAAATATAGTAGATGAAGATTTTTCTGATGAGTTTGTTGCATATAGTGGTAAAGCACTTCTTTGTTGGGGAAGAGATGATACTGCTACACCGTTAACATCAGCTGGTATAATAGATAATCTTATAAAAGACTCTAGGCTTAAAGTTTATGATGGTGATCACTACTTTTTTATGAATCATTCGCAAGAAGTCTCAAAAGAGATTGAAGACACATTTCTTAAAACTTTGGAACGAACGTAA